Below is a genomic region from Verrucomicrobiota bacterium.
AGTTCCGCGTGAATCACCCCCCATGCGGTTTTCCCCGCTGTCACTGACGCATTACTTGCGGGATTGGCTGCTGACCATAGAAAAGCGATGTTCATCAGCTTGACAAAAATCCAATAGTTAGCAACTATTGGAACATGAGTATTGCATTGACAAGCTATTGGCAAGACTTCATCAAGCAAATGATTGAGTCGGGGCGTTATAATAACCGCTCGGAGGTAATCCGAGCTGGACTCCGTTCATTGGAAGAACGAGAACTTGCTAAAGAGGTACGGGAATTTGAAAGCGTCTTTG
It encodes:
- a CDS encoding type II toxin-antitoxin system ParD family antitoxin, with product MSIALTSYWQDFIKQMIESGRYNNRSEVIRAGLRSLEERELAKEVREFESVFAGGRAGEPDAKTISRVVARQKSHRKKRR